ggatgactgagaacctccatggaGAACAAAGAAGGGACTTCCTGTTCTGCTGGCCGTCCCTTCCGGCGCGCGCGAAGCGTTACCGCGCTAACGTCTCCCGTCGCCGCCTCACTACCCTCGACGTCGCCTCGGCCGCGCCCCTTCCGCGAGTCCGCTCGGCCAATCGGGGCTCCCGCCGGAAGGGCCTCGCGCCGTCTTGGCGAAAGAGAGCGGGCATCGTGCGCGGTCGGTGGGTCGGTCGGTCGGCCGGCAAGCAGGCAGCCACCATGAGCGCAGGCCTGGGCGGGATGACGGCGGAGCAGCTCTTACAGCAGAGGCTTCTCCGGAGCCGCCTGCGAGGCTCGCAGCACCCGGGCCTTGGCGTCGGAGGCCCCATCCCACCGTCGCTGCTGCAGCCCGGCCCGCCATGCCTGCTCTCTCCTCCTTCGCCGCCGGACTCCCCGCCTCCCGGCACGACGCCCGCCGAGATCCCCGCCGGCCCGCGTTACCCGAGCGAGACCTGGTGCTCCTTGTGCCGCGTCTACTGCCCGGATCCGGTGTGCCTTCCCTGCGGGCACAACTTCTGCACCGCCTGCATCGGGCAGCGCCTGGGGGAGCCCAAGATCAACATCTCCTGCCTGGAATGCGGCGCCAGCGCCCGCAAGAGGAACCTCCGACCCATcaagccgccgccgctgctggccAACCTGGTGGTGGAGAGGCCCAAGCGGCAGAGGCTCGATTCCTTCaccggagcggcggcggcggcggcagcagcagcggcagcggccACACTCGTCTCCCCGGCGAGCGCAGCGATAGCACCAGCAGCGCCACCGGCGATGGTGACCGCCCCGACAATCGTCCCTCCGGCGCCCGTCGTCTCAACGCCCGCCACCCCGCCGCCTCCGTCCCCAACGCCGCAGCCGGCCACCCCTCCGCTGCTCCCTCTCGCGCCGTCCCCGGCCGCCCCCTCCACGCCGCCCCCGGCCCCTCTGCCCGCCGCCTCCCCGACCGGGAGAAGGGCGCCCGTCGCCCTCGGAGGGGCTGGAGACGGGAGCGGAGGGCGGCTGTGCGAAATCCACCAGGACGTGCTGCAGTTCTTCTGCGAGGAGGACCAGACGCCCATCTGCGCCCACTGCGACCGGTCCCAGGAGCACCGCGCTCACACCATCTTCCACGTCCAGAGGGCAGCCCGGGATTACAGGGTAAGGAGGAGCCAGGGGGCCCTGCGTCTAAacgctcccccccccacaactcttccttttcttttcttttaaaaataacttgttCTATTTTTGCTGAGGAAAAAATTAGGTATCGGGGATGCCAGACGGAAGTAGAGTCTTATTAAAATTCTGATTTCCAGTTTAGGAGATATCGTTTCCCTCAAACGATCATCATTTAATCGAGGGCCCCCGTTAGAGTGGACAAGGCTGCTTACAAACACATAAATGCTAAATTAAAGCAGTTAAAGGCAAAATGAAACAAGATAACCTGGACTAAAAAAGCAACTATGAAAATAACACACAGCCAGGTCCCGTCCCCccccatatatgtatatatcgaCCCTAGGCCTAGGAACAAAACCAGATTTTAAGGGCTTTTTTTTTAGAGCACCAGGTTGTGCCATTTGTATCTTTGGCAATTGCTGTCTAAAATAGGTATGGGCCATGACAGAGAATGCATGCTTCCTAGGTGCCGTAATAGGACAACATTTAAAAGAAAGGTAATGCTCAGCCCAAAGGTCCTAGCCAAAAACAATTTAAGAAGAATGGTCCCTCAGGGAACCAGGTTCTTTGCCACAAAGGGTTTTAAAAGTAAGAACTTGTACCTTGAATTGTGTTCAAAAGCCAACTGGCAGGCAATGCAGCTCACTAACAGTACTGTTTTGTATAATTCAATTGCCTATCAAGCTACCAATGTTTCTTTAATGTTCCCTTTTTATAGCTCATATGCATAAGGCCCCATTACTGTTCACAGCACTGTGTTTTGAACCAGCTATAGtttctggatggtcttcaagggcTTCCCCATGTAAAGCACATCACAGTAATCCAAATATGAAGCAACCAGAGTTTGAATGAATTGTAAATTGGTAATATGGTCATTTTAAGTGTTAATTCAACTGAGCTATCTGCTGTGTTGACAGCAGGGTTATGAATATAGGTATCTAGCAATGTCAGCAGTACTAAACATATGTTTGTGCAGTGATCTGGAAGGCAAGACACTTAAGTAGTCCTCCATttattgagcccaaagtttctgttgctaagagtggttaagtgagttttgtcccatttttttttaacctttcttggcacagttgttaagtgaatgttaaaTTAgtatggttgttaaataaatctggtttcccctttgactttgcttgcaaaaagtgatcatgtgactctgggacactgcaaccatcctaaacatgagccagttgccaagcagccgaatattgattacatgaccatgaggggtgctgcaacagtaagtctgaaaaatggtcctgagtcaatttttcagtgccactgttaccttgaacagtcactaaatgaatatttgtaagttgaaaactacttctgttgttatttatctttttttgacTTGCTAGTTTATGTTCATCAAAGCATCTACCTTTTGGGCCAAGTAAAGTAGCAGCAATTGCCCATCAAGCTACCAATGTTTCTTTAGTGTTCCCTTTTTATAGCACCTAAAGCTAAAATATATATAGCACATATACATAACAGTTAGTTTACTATATGGAACACACAACTTCTTAAATGATCACATTTCTGTTTGTAGCCAAATCTCACACATTTATTGATAGAGCTTAACATTTACTATATTTTCCTGTTTCTTTGACAAGACCCGGTTCAGAAGAGAAattcttgattgattgattgattgattgattgattgatttgtttatttatgctTGCTACACTATGTTCTTACGAGTTAGCAGCATCTGATTGACTATCTGGTCAGGCTAAGTAGCATTAGAGCCTAGTACTTAGTTGAAAGTATTTAGTTGAAAGACTGTCAGAGGATCCCAGAACTCGGGGTTTAAAACTACTTTTGCTTCACAATTCAACGCAAGCATTTGAAAACTCAACTGTCACCAACCTTAGGCTCTAGAAGAACATAGGCACAAGGGCCTTCTCTATTTTTAGCTCTAATGAAATAAAATCTGCAGCCGAATGGAGCATTGTGATCCCTGGTGTCCAATATCAAGGTTTTGTGTATTGTATTACTTTGGTGATCTATGGTACTATAGGATTGGGTACAGATAGAATCAGTGCCCAAGTCTCTTGAATTTTGTTTTAAGAAGCAAGAGTTAGCTTTATGGCTGTCATCAGTTATGAAGCCTAAAAAAACAAAGAACATTCAAACTAGTGGGAATGAGAAGACGTCAGTATTCTGCTTTGTATATCGATCTCTTTTGGATAAGCATTATGGCAATGTAGTGGATCAGAAATATTGGCCCAACAACATTCTAACCTATATTGCAATTATCGTCtatagtatttctcaatctttttGTTCTGAAGGACACTTGAAATAATGTTTAGGTCTCAGGGTTTCCCTGTGTACAAATCattatatgccacccagagtcactctgGGAGGAAGATGGCAGTTTCTAAATttgacatataaataaaataaatatctacaGCTAGCATTGTGTGGCATGCAAAGTCAATCACAACCTCTTGCTTGAACCCATAGCAACTTCTCAGGGACCCCAGCTGAGAAAAGCTAATCTAGTTTGTATGCAGTCCCATCCAGTTTGGtttatttatgggttttttatttattttatttatttatttatttgatttttataccgcccttctcccgaaggactcagggcggtgtacaggcaaaataaaacaagcaatacaaaatataattaaaatgcaatttaaaaaacttattaaattagcctgagaattaaaaaaattaccttacactaaaaaccccatttaaaattaataaaaatttaccatttaaaattcaattcaagccagccccgcgcgaataaaaaggtgtgtcttcagttcgcggcggaaagtccgaaggtcaggtatttggcataagcctgggggaagctcgttccagagtgtgggagcccccacagagaaggcccttcccctgggggccgccagccgacattgtttggcggacagcaccctgagaagtccctctctgtgagagcgtacgggtcggtgggaggcatgtggtaacagaaggcggtacccgggccctaagccaaggGTTAGTATATTGTGTGAACTAATTGAGCCAATTGAGGTAAAGTAGTTAACAAAGATTAGCATATTATCTGAACACAGGCTGCCTGTGCTGTAATTTCCAAGATCTTACTGCCTCTAATCTTCTCCCCCCTATCTcaagccatttttatttattcaggaGCGAGTTAAGGCACAATTAGAAACTCTGAAGCAGGAAAAGAATGATCTGTGGAGTCAGAAGCTGACAGGCGAGAAGAAAATCCAAGAATACACGGTAGGTACCATTACATACCTTGAGCAGAGAAGTAAGGCTTGAATTTCTGaattcctccccaccccttctcAAAAATTCTCCTTGTTGTGTTTTGATTCTCCCTTTCTTCAAAGTGTTCTATGGCCATTTCTTCTGTGCCTGCACTGTCTCTTATGCAACATCTACAAGAAGTcctcaattgggaccagaatttccttgCTAagcaagcagttgttaagtgagttgtgcctgattttatgtcctagtttgccacagttgttgagcgaatcaccacagttgttaagtgaaacacatgatcattaagtgaatccctctTTCCCTATTaaccttgcttgttggaaggctggctaggaaagttgcaaatgatgatcccaTGACTCCAGGATGCTGTATAACACAATCAGTTTTGCATTGTGTGTCCTTCAACTCCGTAATGATCCTCTGGTTATACTCCTCATGGGGGATGATTCACTCCTTTCTCATCCCACCTCTGGTCCTTGCAGGAAAAGATTCAGACTGAAAGGAAGGACATCGTCACTGAATTTGAACAGCTACATCAGTTCCTGAAAGAACAGGAGGAATGCCTGCTGACCCAGCTGGAAGAGCTAGATAAAGACCTAGAGAAGCAGAAAGACGACATGATGACCAAAATCTCAGAAGAACTTTCCCGTCTTGGTGATGTCATCACTGAGATGGAGATGAAGTGCAAGCAACCGGCAAGTGAATTTTTGCAGGTGAGACTTGGCGATCACAAAGGTCTCTCTTTCTGGCTTGGAGGTGACCTTGCCAATGAGTCAGAGGCCCTGGCATTGGGCTCCCAAGGTTTTGGATGTCAGGTTGGTGAATTCCTGGCCCTTAGATACAGTTGGTTAAACATGAACTTGGATGTGATCCCTGGTGGAACCCACAACAAGGATTCAACTATTTATTCTTATGGGggaaaaatatatctgcatattgGCGTCAGTGGGGTACAGGCCATAGACGGGTAACGGGGGCTTCTCTGCAAAGTGTTCCCCCTTCCCTTTCTACTCTGCACAGGTACTGGCATTGGCCTTTCTGGTTGATGTGGCTGTTTGTGATGAAGCCAGATTAATTCAATGCTGTGGGTGGGAGTATTTTCCATCCTTGCAGAGTGTTGGCCTTTCATGGGAAGATGAAGGGGGACCTTACTAGTTTGGTCTGTGCTCTCGTGGAACGGTGCCCTTGAACTTCTGCAAGGGAGAGCTGGAGCTCTGGAGCTCCTCCCATTGCAGAATGCTGTGACATCATAGCATTCTGCTGTTGGCAGATGTACTTCCAGGTCCCTCAGCCTGACCTGAAGGCTGTTGAGAAGCTGGCCTGGATGACCCCATTCCTTCAGGTTCATGTCGGGACCCATCGGGTATGGCTGCCATGCAGACCTCTAGTACGTACTGTCCTGTTAATATGGGTTCTGTCAAGGGTGATTGGGTTCTCGGGCTGCAGCCGCTGCAGTGACGGGATGGGAATCCGTTGTTGTTCCTAACATTTGGTCCATGGATGAGTTGCATGCCTCCAAAGACACAcgggtggagggggagggggggaagtaaCTTGGGCACATAGTGAGCAAGCGGGGTTTCTTttgtggagaagaagaagagggtgtTGTGCCGTATGTGTGCCTGCAAAAAAGCCTGCATTTTCTGGGATCTCCTTAGGGTCTTCCTGTGGTCCACTCCGTGGCGAACATCATATGTAGCTATTCCAAGGATGTGAGgctggtttattttaaaaatcgaGCAGCACCTCCTGCGCACTTGATCTCTTGGcacagaatccttttttttttgttttaattattttgcaaCCAGCTTTCTGATCACAAGCAACAAGGACAAGATTTTTAGGTAACCTGTGACGTGCAGAGAATCTCTCTGAGGCACAACGGGTGATGGTGAAGAGGCACCGTGATCCTGGGATGGGGCATTGCTGGGGGGAGGCCTTTGGGGTCCTTCCTTCTGGGCCTGGGCTTGTCAAAGCACAAGGCACAGTTGCCTTGGTTGGGCTGAAATAAGTCATGCCCTCCTCTTCATTAGGTGTGCCTACCAGACAGCCCACGTAGAGATCATGTGGGTGGTGAAGCAAGGTGTAGCTGGTGGGCAGGCCTTGGAGGGGGCGCAAAGCCAGCCTGCTCACTGGCAGAAAGGGTGGGCGGACAGTTCGGGGAGGAGAAGGCTGCTGAAAGAATTAGGGCAGCCCTTCTCCTCAGAGAACCAGTTACAGCACCAGGGAGAGCAACGTGGCCTGAAGGCTCCCGTGTGTAACCGGAGCATCCCCCACCTCTTGTCTTGAAGCAAACATCCGATGTTCCACCTCAGGGATCCCAGGTAAGAGCCTGAGGGTGACTGGGGGGGCAGGCTACTTCCCCCTGCCTTGTAAGCACCAGAGGCTAGAACAAAGCTCCCACCCGTCATGCCTTGGACAGAGCTCACAGAGTCCTCCTCCGCAGCCCGAGACAAGGGTGCTGAGGCATGCTCCCCATTAGCCAGCGATAGACTGCAGGGGTAGAGCATTGTGAGGCTCAatgccctttttttcttcttttttccttcttctcttctaggacattaaaaaaaacatggacAGGTATGTAtgattctcctccttccccttctccttctcctcaggGTCTTCCATTCTAAAGCACCATCCCTGGGTTTGTAGGCAAAGGAAGGTCGTGCTCGATGCTTTTATACGCTCTCTGATAAAATCAGGGCAATCACGGTGCTTTCGGAGGGAGGTCACATCAGTGGGACTAGCTCTAATCTTACAGGAAAATGGGTACAAGCGCTTTAGCTgccataaaaagagaaaaatgccaACTGTGGTGAAGCAAGATGAATTATTTTTAGAATAGTGGAGCTGCCACACTATATGCTGAGGAACAGAGAGCATAATGTATTATTAATTCTCCAGGGTACATATTGTCAAAATAGATGTTGGgagttttgcattaaaaaaaaaaagtccagtagtTTCTATTACTGGTGTCATTTGCCAGCACTCAGAAATCTGTCATCTGAAGCAATTACATCCCCTTGCATGCTTGAAGTAGGAGTTAGCATTTCTGGAGCAAGAAAGGCAAATATATAAAAAGTGAGATGCTGGAATTTGGTATGCATTCGTGCTTCATTCCTTGGATTAGGATGCTAGGCTAATATGTTCTTCTCAGTGTAGTCCTTAAGAAATACATAAGAAAAATGCAGAATATGACAAAAATTTTCATAAGTGGTGTAAATGGGCtctttaaaaattcagatgcaCCGTAGAACAGTTCCCGTCAGCTGAGGAAGCAACATCCAAGCTGGGAGAACGACTGGAGTTGTTGTCACGGAAAGGGGTGGCTCTGAAGGAAACTATGAATAGATTTCAAGGTACGTGAAAGTGATTAATTAATCAGTAATTTCCAATCGCTCACCTAGGATACTGCGGGCCTTTTTAAAGACCGTACTCCTCCTAAGACATTTTGtaggctatttatttattgataggcTAGTCTTTAAATCTTGACATAATGCGTTAAGTGCCAGCTTAGATAGGAGGAGCTGTTTTACTTCTGAAAATCTGATGAGCAGTGAGGGCAACGGAAGGTAGGATATACACAGGCACACAATATATTTCAATGACATGGCCAATGGAAGCGTTGAATTGAAAAGTCAGAATATGAGCCAGGCAGAAGCTGCTGTAGGAAAAGAATAACATCAAAATGGCTCCCTACGTGGAATGTGCTGAGAAAATATGGAGGGAAAATAGAATTCAGCTATTAGAAGTGGACAGCTAGAGTGAGGGAATCAAGTTATCAGACCTACTCTGCTAAAAGCAAGTTGTGTCAAGTATACTTTCTTTGGAAGATAAAATAATCCCTTACTAACAGATTGACCATACATTGATGCGGGTCaaacaattattatttatttagcgtatggcctACAGCGTCAGGGGAATCTACACATGCTAGGTACACAATACAGTCTTGACAGCCTAGATTTCTAGTTCATTCTGTTCAGCACTTGCACATCTATTTTTGGTGCATTATTTGGGTGGGGGGACACTAGCTTTATGCTAAATTAACTAGCAGTACTCAGGTTGCTGGCTCTTATGGGCTCCACCAGGAAGTGAGGTCTAGATCTGCCATCACACCACAATCGCTTTGatggcatcctgccataaaaaggagggagggggattgGGGGAATATAGGGAGGGGAGATGACAGGAACCAGAAGTGCCAGACAGAGACAACAGGTGAAAGAGCCAAGGACTCAGGCATGAGAACTGAATGCAAATGCCCACCAAAAAGGAACCAAACTTTAGAACTGTTAACAAAacacctactgtatttttcaatgtataagacgcactccccctgccaaaaaaaaaaaaaaatatgggtggAAATGCCTGTGagtcttatacagtgaatattgCCAAAGTCCTGCCCACCCGCCGGCCCCCAGCCaccggcctctgcctcccagcaacttgccgcc
This genomic window from Ahaetulla prasina isolate Xishuangbanna chromosome 2, ASM2864084v1, whole genome shotgun sequence contains:
- the LOC131191195 gene encoding E3 ubiquitin-protein ligase TRIM7-like isoform X1, with protein sequence MTENLHGEQRRDFLFCWPSLPARAKRYRANVSRRRLTTLDVASAAPLPRVRSANRGSRRKGLAPSWRKRAGIVRGRWVGRSAGKQAATMSAGLGGMTAEQLLQQRLLRSRLRGSQHPGLGVGGPIPPSLLQPGPPCLLSPPSPPDSPPPGTTPAEIPAGPRYPSETWCSLCRVYCPDPVCLPCGHNFCTACIGQRLGEPKINISCLECGASARKRNLRPIKPPPLLANLVVERPKRQRLDSFTGAAAAAAAAAAAATLVSPASAAIAPAAPPAMVTAPTIVPPAPVVSTPATPPPPSPTPQPATPPLLPLAPSPAAPSTPPPAPLPAASPTGRRAPVALGGAGDGSGGRLCEIHQDVLQFFCEEDQTPICAHCDRSQEHRAHTIFHVQRAARDYRPFLFIQERVKAQLETLKQEKNDLWSQKLTGEKKIQEYTEKIQTERKDIVTEFEQLHQFLKEQEECLLTQLEELDKDLEKQKDDMMTKISEELSRLGDVITEMEMKCKQPASEFLQMYFQVPQPDLKAVEKLAWMTPFLQVHVGTHRVWLPCRPLQTSDVPPQGSQDIKKNMDRCTVEQFPSAEEATSKLGERLELLSRKGVALKETMNRFQDNVTYAIERTDTLKPLNDKGIPALDLDFSSALLPVDQRNAGDGESRHRLPALHYVPDTPQRLDSRALVLGCDGFTSGRYFWELEVGDGEFWAVGVTRDPSKKKGMMDFSPEEGIWAVGLWKGQHWALTSPVTALSLSKHPKRIRVSLDYVGECVTFIDADTEDPIFTFPPASFNGTRAHPLLWVVGFPAQTVFLRRMGVKYPVGVHEMDIMSP
- the LOC131191195 gene encoding E3 ubiquitin-protein ligase TRIM7-like isoform X2, with the protein product MTENLHGEQRRDFLFCWPSLPARAKRYRANVSRRRLTTLDVASAAPLPRVRSANRGSRRKGLAPSWRKRAGIVRGRWVGRSAGKQAATMSAGLGGMTAEQLLQQRLLRSRLRGSQHPGLGVGGPIPPSLLQPGPPCLLSPPSPPDSPPPGTTPAEIPAGPRYPSETWCSLCRVYCPDPVCLPCGHNFCTACIGQRLGEPKINISCLECGASARKRNLRPIKPPPLLANLVVERPKRQRLDSFTGAAAAAAAAAAAATLVSPASAAIAPAAPPAMVTAPTIVPPAPVVSTPATPPPPSPTPQPATPPLLPLAPSPAAPSTPPPAPLPAASPTGRRAPVALGGAGDGSGGRLCEIHQDVLQFFCEEDQTPICAHCDRSQEHRAHTIFHVQRAARDYRERVKAQLETLKQEKNDLWSQKLTGEKKIQEYTEKIQTERKDIVTEFEQLHQFLKEQEECLLTQLEELDKDLEKQKDDMMTKISEELSRLGDVITEMEMKCKQPASEFLQMYFQVPQPDLKAVEKLAWMTPFLQVHVGTHRVWLPCRPLQTSDVPPQGSQDIKKNMDRCTVEQFPSAEEATSKLGERLELLSRKGVALKETMNRFQDNVTYAIERTDTLKPLNDKGIPALDLDFSSALLPVDQRNAGDGESRHRLPALHYVPDTPQRLDSRALVLGCDGFTSGRYFWELEVGDGEFWAVGVTRDPSKKKGMMDFSPEEGIWAVGLWKGQHWALTSPVTALSLSKHPKRIRVSLDYVGECVTFIDADTEDPIFTFPPASFNGTRAHPLLWVVGFPAQTVFLRRMGVKYPVGVHEMDIMSP
- the LOC131191195 gene encoding E3 ubiquitin-protein ligase TRIM15-like isoform X4, with the translated sequence MTENLHGEQRRDFLFCWPSLPARAKRYRANVSRRRLTTLDVASAAPLPRVRSANRGSRRKGLAPSWRKRAGIVRGRWVGRSAGKQAATMSAGLGGMTAEQLLQQRLLRSRLRGSQHPGLGVGGPIPPSLLQPGPPCLLSPPSPPDSPPPGTTPAEIPAGPRYPSETWCSLCRVYCPDPVCLPCGHNFCTACIGQRLGEPKINISCLECGASARKRNLRPIKPPPLLANLVVERPKRQRLDSFTGAAAAAAAAAAAATLVSPASAAIAPAAPPAMVTAPTIVPPAPVVSTPATPPPPSPTPQPATPPLLPLAPSPAAPSTPPPAPLPAASPTGRRAPVALGGAGDGSGGRLCEIHQDVLQFFCEEDQTPICAHCDRSQEHRAHTIFHVQRAARDYRPFLFIQERVKAQLETLKQEKNDLWSQKLTGEKKIQEYTEKIQTERKDIVTEFEQLHQFLKEQEECLLTQLEELDKDLEKQKDDMMTKISEELSRLGDVITEMEMKCKQPASEFLQDIKKNMDRCTVEQFPSAEEATSKLGERLELLSRKGVALKETMNRFQDNVTYAIERTDTLKPLNDKGIPALDLDFSSALLPVDQRNAGDGESRHRLPALHYVPDTPQRLDSRALVLGCDGFTSGRYFWELEVGDGEFWAVGVTRDPSKKKGMMDFSPEEGIWAVGLWKGQHWALTSPVTALSLSKHPKRIRVSLDYVGECVTFIDADTEDPIFTFPPASFNGTRAHPLLWVVGFPAQTVFLRRMGVKYPVGVHEMDIMSP
- the LOC131191195 gene encoding E3 ubiquitin-protein ligase TRIM15-like isoform X3, which gives rise to MTENLHGEQRRDFLFCWPSLPARAKRYRANVSRRRLTTLDVASAAPLPRVRSANRGSRRKGLAPSWRKRAGIVRGRWVGRSAGKQAATMSAGLGGMTAEQLLQQRLLRSRLRGSQHPGLGVGGPIPPSLLQPGPPCLLSPPSPPDSPPPGTTPAEIPAGPRYPSETWCSLCRVYCPDPVCLPCGHNFCTACIGQRLGEPKINISCLECGASARKRNLRPIKPPPLLANLVVERPKRQRLDSFTGAAAAAAAAAAAATLVSPASAAIAPAAPPAMVTAPTIVPPAPVVSTPATPPPPSPTPQPATPPLLPLAPSPAAPSTPPPAPLPAASPTGRRAPVALGGAGDGSGGRLCEIHQDVLQFFCEEDQTPICAHCDRSQEHRAHTIFHVQRAARDYRPFLFIQERVKAQLETLKQEKNDLWSQKLTGEKKIQEYTEKIQTERKDIVTEFEQLHQFLKEQEECLLTQLEELDKDLEKQKDDMMTKISEELSRLGDVITEMEMKCKQPASEFLQQTSDVPPQGSQDIKKNMDRCTVEQFPSAEEATSKLGERLELLSRKGVALKETMNRFQDNVTYAIERTDTLKPLNDKGIPALDLDFSSALLPVDQRNAGDGESRHRLPALHYVPDTPQRLDSRALVLGCDGFTSGRYFWELEVGDGEFWAVGVTRDPSKKKGMMDFSPEEGIWAVGLWKGQHWALTSPVTALSLSKHPKRIRVSLDYVGECVTFIDADTEDPIFTFPPASFNGTRAHPLLWVVGFPAQTVFLRRMGVKYPVGVHEMDIMSP